The window TGATGTGGTCGAGGCCCCCGTGGCAGAGGTCGCCAAGACCAATTTGAGCAAACGCCGTACGATCGACAATCTGCTGGAAGAACGACGTTTGCAAAAACAACTGGCCGATTACGACTTCGATCTCTGATAGGGCGGTCGACGGCCGGAAGCCTCCCTCACGGAGGCTTTTTTCTACCGGTTATGCAGGCAATGCGGGGGGCAATGCCTCATCTAGACCAAGCCGTTACGCTGGGCCAGTTCAATCAGGTCTACGAGTGAGCGCGCGTTGAGCTTGAGCAGCAAGCGCGTCTTGTAGGTGCTGACGGTCTTGTTGCTGAGGAACATGCCGTCGGCAATCTCCTTGTTGGTCCTGCCCCGGGCCAGTTGCTGCAATACCATCATCTCGCGCCCCGATAGACGTTCGACCATATCGGCCTCGCTGGCATTGCCCATGGTGGAGCGTACCGAGTTGAGCGCCTGGTTCGGGAAATAGCTGTACCCCGACAGGACGGCTTTGATCGCGCTCAGCAACTCGGTCAGGTCCTGTTGCTTGCACACGTAGCCTGCGGCGCCCGCCTGCATGCAACGCATGGAAAAATGGCCAGGCGCCTGGGACGTAAGCACCAGCACCTTGAACGGTGCCGGTTGTTTGGTAGAAGACAGCCGGCAAATAACTTCCAGGCCATCAAGTTTGGGTATCCCAATATCCAGTATGACAATGTCCGGCATATGCTCCCGTGCAAGTTGCAACGCATCGACACCGTTATCGGTCTCGGCAACGACCTCATAACCATGACGCTCCATTAGCATACGCACAGCAAGACGAATGACGGGATGATCATCCACGATCAGCACTTTATTCATGAGAAAGTCCAATTTCGCTGTTCGAATTATTTAGAGCAAGCACAATAGCCTAGTCGTTTCCTAGTTGGCATAGCGTTCCCCCCCAAGCAACAGCAAGCAGAGA of the Pseudomonas azadiae genome contains:
- a CDS encoding PA3496 family putative envelope integrity protein, translated to MSTGKEQLEVEDDLVESDDDVVEAPVAEVAKTNLSKRRTIDNLLEERRLQKQLADYDFDL
- a CDS encoding response regulator transcription factor, which encodes MNKVLIVDDHPVIRLAVRMLMERHGYEVVAETDNGVDALQLAREHMPDIVILDIGIPKLDGLEVICRLSSTKQPAPFKVLVLTSQAPGHFSMRCMQAGAAGYVCKQQDLTELLSAIKAVLSGYSYFPNQALNSVRSTMGNASEADMVERLSGREMMVLQQLARGRTNKEIADGMFLSNKTVSTYKTRLLLKLNARSLVDLIELAQRNGLV